The Electrophorus electricus isolate fEleEle1 chromosome 8, fEleEle1.pri, whole genome shotgun sequence genome contains the following window.
tttgtgtttgtaagtgaaATAAATTACAACAAACAGACCTCTACCCTGAATGATATGCATGTGCAATTTTTTGAAGTCAGTAATATACATGTCTGCATTTACAAGTCTGTCATGATTTTGAATTGCAATAGCATAAAGATGGTAGCAGAATATGACTTCAAAAAGACCACATATATAGCTTTTGCAGGTTATGTAGCTTTTACTGGCACTAATGTGACATAACATGTAAGTGAGCGAGAGAATACTATAGTGATACGCACATGTGCAGTGAAgcataatattaaaaaacatgaaTTCCATTGTTTTAGTGTTATGAGTTCTCATTACAGTCACATAGCTGTTTCTCATCTAGGACCAAATATGAAAGTGGCTCAGATCTGATTTGaatgattttgtgtttgtttgtatctttaaaaaatgtaaaagagtgttttacatttgaaaaaaaaaaagtgtatttgtGCTATTTCAAATGTCATGTAAACTATAATATAATAAACCAGATCTCACTTCATGTTATTACCTGTATCATATATTTTCAGAATCTACCAAGGACAACACTGATACTAGCTCTAACACAAATGAGAACAGCAAAGAGCAAGACCTGGACAAAAAATCTGAGCCTGAAGACAAAGATGCAGTGGGCAAACCTGGGCAGGACACAGATGGAGACAGCAAAGAGACTACAGACAAGGGAGACACTGACAAGCCAGAGACGCCAAACACAGAAGAGAAAGATATTGATAGCTCATTGGAAAAACAGGCTGAGGCCAGTGAACATGACAAAGAAGTATCAGAGAAAGATAGTGACAGAGACATGGCAGACTCCACAGATGTGACTGTGACCAAAGACAGCACAGAAAACCCAGACAAGGTGAGTGATAAAGATACCACCACGGACAGTGACAAAGATAGTGATGGAGATAGCGACAAAGACAGTGATGGAGATAGCGACAAAGGTACTGATGGAGACAGAGATAAAGACAACATTAATCGTGAAAGAGATGATGATTCTGACAGCATGGAGTCAAAGAATGAAGAAGATGCTGCAGACAGAGACAAGGATGCCACCGATGATGTCAGAGATGACAACAGCAATGACAGCAATATGGGAAAGGCACAGGGAATCGCACCTGGAGAGGAGGACAAGGACACTGAACAGGAGAAGACAAGTAAATCAGAAAAGACCGATGGGAATACAGCTTCCAGAGGCTGCCAGGACATCCAGAAATCTCAGACAGGCTCTGTCAAGTTGGACTCTTCAAGCTCTTCAAGCAAAGAAGACAAAGAGAGCAGCATTGAGTCTCAAGATAAAAATGGGTCAGACAGTGCCGATCAAGGGTATTGGGACAGCTccgagacagagggaggaggtaCATTTTAGGTTCTCATTTATAATATGTGTAGATAGTAAAGCTCAGAATCCATGTTATTGTGAGATAAATGAATACTATTAGATTTTGGCAGTAATTTGTTTTCTCTTGACAGTCTCAGATTACAAAAGTCCAGAGTGTCTTGGTAAGTAGAACATTCATACTTACAGTTACTAATGTTATTTCTAATTCAGTGGGTAATACGTTGTATTCTATGCTAACAGAGCCTCTGGAAACAGTTGAAGTCACTGAGAGTGATTCCAGGGGTGAGAAGCACATGTTACCTGAACAGTACCTCTTATTCCATGTAATTTTCCACACCATttgaaaataatcttttttcCCACTCTCCTAGTTGACATTGACCATGATGACTCAATGGAGGCAACAGAGGCAACATCACCTGGTAATTATGGGTAATCATTTAGGCTTGCAACAATCTCTCTACCTGCTTAGATAAGCACGGTGTAGCAGCTAACACCATCTTTGTTCACCATTATAGAAGAGCACACTGAGGAAGACACAGACGTAGACACTACTGGTATGTAG
Protein-coding sequences here:
- the stm gene encoding protein starmaker isoform X3, producing the protein MLSRTVVVPLIFALVGVVLSAPLSDGTDIDENAQVLITLMNGTTDGKDSSEKTEGTSDSSADTTEKPADASKDETTSAPDSIDSAEGATEKKDSANTPEVDMKDRSDGTDEQLSAEAPQVSTDDKKEESDTDNDSADTDTAFKASHEMDSPESTKDNTDTSSNTNENSKEQDLDKKSEPEDKDAVGKPGQDTDGDSKETTDKGDTDKPETPNTEEKDIDSSLEKQAEASEHDKEVSEKDSDRDMADSTDVTVTKDSTENPDKVSDKDTTTDSDKDSDGDSDKDSDGDSDKGTDGDRDKDNINRERDDDSDSMESKNEEDAADRDKDATDDVRDDNSNDSNMGKAQGIAPGEEDKDTEQEKTSKSEKTDGNTASRGCQDIQKSQTGSVKLDSSSSSSKEDKESSIESQDKNGSDSADQGYWDSSETEGGVSDYKSPECLEPLETVEVTESDSRVDIDHDDSMEATEATSPEEHTEEDTDVDTTDEDDTDVDEDDTMKKVPETVPDNSPDQPDRLDDTTQGSVVGSNPPLSS
- the stm gene encoding protein starmaker isoform X1, giving the protein MLSRTVVVPLIFALVGVVLSAPLSDGTDIDENAQVLITLMNGTTDGKDSSEKTEGTSDSSADTTEKPDTDMSSDTNTDASKDETTSAPDSIDSAEGATEKKDSANTPEVDMKDRSDGTDEQLSAEAPQVSTDDKKEESDTDNDSADTDTAFKASHEMDSPESTKDNTDTSSNTNENSKEQDLDKKSEPEDKDAVGKPGQDTDGDSKETTDKGDTDKPETPNTEEKDIDSSLEKQAEASEHDKEVSEKDSDRDMADSTDVTVTKDSTENPDKVSDKDTTTDSDKDSDGDSDKDSDGDSDKGTDGDRDKDNINRERDDDSDSMESKNEEDAADRDKDATDDVRDDNSNDSNMGKAQGIAPGEEDKDTEQEKTSKSEKTDGNTASRGCQDIQKSQTGSVKLDSSSSSSKEDKESSIESQDKNGSDSADQGYWDSSETEGGVSDYKSPECLEPLETVEVTESDSRVDIDHDDSMEATEATSPEEHTEEDTDVDTTDEDDTDVDEDDTMKKVPETVPDNSPDQPDRLDDTTQGSVVGSNPPLSS
- the stm gene encoding protein starmaker isoform X2, whose protein sequence is MLSRTVVVPLIFALVGVVLSAPLSDGTDIDENAQVLITLMNGTTDGKDSSEKTEGTSDSSADTTEKPDTDMSSDTNTDASKDETTSAPDSIDSAEGATEKKDSANTPEVDMKDRSDGTDEQLSAEAPQDDKKEESDTDNDSADTDTAFKASHEMDSPESTKDNTDTSSNTNENSKEQDLDKKSEPEDKDAVGKPGQDTDGDSKETTDKGDTDKPETPNTEEKDIDSSLEKQAEASEHDKEVSEKDSDRDMADSTDVTVTKDSTENPDKVSDKDTTTDSDKDSDGDSDKDSDGDSDKGTDGDRDKDNINRERDDDSDSMESKNEEDAADRDKDATDDVRDDNSNDSNMGKAQGIAPGEEDKDTEQEKTSKSEKTDGNTASRGCQDIQKSQTGSVKLDSSSSSSKEDKESSIESQDKNGSDSADQGYWDSSETEGGVSDYKSPECLEPLETVEVTESDSRVDIDHDDSMEATEATSPEEHTEEDTDVDTTDEDDTDVDEDDTMKKVPETVPDNSPDQPDRLDDTTQGSVVGSNPPLSS